The Malus sylvestris chromosome 14, drMalSylv7.2, whole genome shotgun sequence genome segment CCACCTTTCAGTTTCAGTTGAATGAGCGCATAAACAATTCTGGATCCGTTAGAACAAGTGCGAATGACAAAATTTAGTTAAAACGATCTTTATACCATTAAATTCTGAAAATGGTACACCGAATCTTCGTTATTTTTTGCTCTAAGGCATGTTCAAATATTACAAGCAATGAAAATGTAACTTGTATATTTCATTCATCTTTTGTTCTTTTGCTCCTTCCAAAAATTTCCCTTAATGGAAATCCAGAAAGCATTCTCCATCATCATCAAGCGTACCCCCACTTACAGGCGTCCCTTGCGAAAACTTCCCATTTGAAGCTGTTTCTAATTGATTATCCACCATAAGATGTTTTAATTCATCGCTGACGTGCTGCACCCTCCCGGTAATCTCCAAGCACAAGCCTTTTGTTAGGGTCTTGTTTGCCTTTCTGCCTTGAACAGGCTTCTTACTAGGGCCTGGATCCACAAATACTGGTTGTACTTTAAGAGAAGGGTTTGGTGTGATGCGGTTCACTTCCTTTTCATCCCGGGGCCTCAATATTCTGCTTTCTGATTCTACTTCAGAAGCTTCGTCTTCATTTACAAGGACCTGCAGAACACAAAATATTACACGGGAACAATGCACAACATGGAAGAAAAGATATTCTCATGACAAATTTAACCGCTGGAGCTAGAAAGGAGTTAAGAAAAATCAGCATGAACAAGTCGTTGCGAATAGTGTCCAGCAGCAATACTCGTAAAAAAAGTTTTACAACAAGAAATCGTACTTGTACAAGCACACAATCAGCGAAGTTATAATTACCTTGCGACCAACCAAGTCAAAAGATACAACTACTTTACTTCGTTTGATCCGCTCAGCTTCTGCAGTCTCCTCCTGCTTCTTTGTCAGAAGTTCCTTTTCCTGGAGTTAATAAAAAGAGATTTAGGGATGAAAAGAGTGAATTTAACATACAAACATACacaaattttgtttatttaatttttgcaAAAAGAGATATAGAAATTACGAACCTCCTTTGACAACCAACTATTTCCCTCAATTTCATAGTAGTCACTTTGGTCGTCAATAACTGTAGTTCGTGCTGCAGAGTCTCGGTCATACTCAACGAGTCTCTTTGCATAAGCTTCTGCTACTGCTTCAGCATCTGATGTGGGAGCGAAACTTTCCTCCAAACCAGCATACGTGCTGCCTTCCTTCAGCACAAGAGCTCCACAAAAATTGCAAGGCCCCTCGCCCTCTTGCTCACAGACTATCTTCCCACACGATAAACAATTGCTCACAAGTCTGTGGCGACGGGCTTGGCATGAGCATGGCTTCCCCTGGTTGAATACAACTGATCCTTTGGAAACCTCTGCAAGTGAAACAACTTTCCcagctttcttcttcttagaGTTGCCTTGGTGCGTGTTACTTGTGGTCTTTGACTCGCTGGTCTTAGCTGGAACCTGCTTTACTTGATTGCTGGAAGTTGTTTGATCACTGGGGTCTCTAGCCACTTTCGAAGTTTTCAACGGTTTCTTTGACCCACTTGCAGAACCTTCATTTGAGGGTGGTTTAACATAGGCATG includes the following:
- the LOC126598920 gene encoding uncharacterized protein LOC126598920, which translates into the protein MGAAGEWLEKALVDLCRKMETGGLDKDMISGLVSYCELADPQDAKEYLDNIIGQEVGKSVIEEYLQKRGRSDLCSSTRVVPTSSLHAYVKPPSNEGSASGSKKPLKTSKVARDPSDQTTSSNQVKQVPAKTSESKTTSNTHQGNSKKKKAGKVVSLAEVSKGSVVFNQGKPCSCQARRHRLVSNCLSCGKIVCEQEGEGPCNFCGALVLKEGSTYAGLEESFAPTSDAEAVAEAYAKRLVEYDRDSAARTTVIDDQSDYYEIEGNSWLSKEEKELLTKKQEETAEAERIKRSKVVVSFDLVGRKVLVNEDEASEVESESRILRPRDEKEVNRITPNPSLKVQPVFVDPGPSKKPVQGRKANKTLTKGLCLEITGRVQHVSDELKHLMVDNQLETASNGKFSQGTPVSGGTLDDDGECFLDFH